ttgtggccgtgtttaacatttttcacgctgaaaatcactaacatattgaataAAGTGGGTGGGAACTGGAAAAGTGTGAGTTGCCATgcgaacagaattttttataatcataggtgtgtttcctgtagaaggATCATCACGTGATTCAAAACCATCTATTCTTAAGACGCTCTGTGTTAATCCGTGGTAATTGACTTGAGgatgctaatggggttaacagttaactgacaattggccaaaaaaatagtagttaactgatatttggccaaaaaattagtagttaactgataaatgaaaagttaacagttaagtgatatttattaattatactaaatacaattgttgttgttaataaaagcaacaaagttttttcctgacagcaaagctatttcgtgagttttacctgtcccgctgcgtgaccagataacatattaactgatattatatgcgaaaggcgccagaggtaCAAATAACAGTGGCTAGTGTGAAGGAACGCTTCAATTTGTCAAGAGAAACAAATGATCCAGAGGGTACAGTTTCCAAGAAAACCAAGATTTTCTCACCCTGCTACGCAAAGGAATGAAGAGGCTGATTGAAAATATCAGCTCTAGAAATCCTTCATTTGCTGACCTATTTGAGCTTTCAACACTTTTGACAACGCAGGTGGAAAACCTACATGCGGTTTCACACTTTTACTCCCAAGACTTTGGAACGATAGTGAAAGAGTCGCTCAAAAGAATCACCAAGTGGGCTGCAAAGTATTTCACACATGACAGGTCATATTATCCCGTGCCTGATACGTCCATGCCTTTGTCAGCGCTCTCAACTATGGCTCTTCCAGCGGTATaaagagtgacaaaagaagatgaaggcGTGATGAAGGAGTGGTTGGAGAACTATCACCCCGTTAGACAACGAACAGCGAGAAGCGAAACAACTAAAGATAAAGCGGGAGCTTTACCACCAGCTGTCTATTgtcaggccaagcaaaaagaacattcctatgtggagtttaatagggAGCAAGCAATCCTGACGACACAGCAACGCCTGCTTctatcactgagaccactgagcaGTCAGAGCATTCCTATGGCATCGATGAgctgcaatcagtcagtttaactttcgttaacgaccttgatgtcatatatctttattttagtaaggtccaaccccaaaaactgattgacgttttgaagtaaagaaaattcgggttatgaatcaattattatctctgtgagataataaaagttaatggataactaaaattagtagttaactgacaattggccaaaaaattagcagttaactgacaattagccgaaaaattagtagttaactgacaattgggtacccccattagcaccctctgaCTTGCTTGTGATCGTAACTTCTTAGATGACTCCGGCTTTGACGTTCGGTAAAAGGGTACATAACGCATGCTTAGCATTGTTCTTAATcttgcccccacccccccaccccccctcagaaaaattgggtggggGTGTCCTtcccctatttcagaccaaaatctgtgattttccctaccctatttcagacctgaccaaaaatttgataccctgtttCAGACCTATTTCAGACGAATTTCAGCTGTTACACGGTTGGCTtaataatttgagaagggcTTTGTTGACGGTCGTATCGCCTAATGACGAAAGAGGAAGCTTCTTCATACTTCAGTGAACAAACCtaaccctatttcagaccaaagtGGTCaaaattgataccctatttcagaccaaaatggctAAAACACCGTgccctttggggccgcacacAACCTATACAAGGGAAtaccccctccctctcccacccGGGGGGATCTTGGCGAACAACCAGCTGTAACCCTTCTCTAAAAGGTCATAGATATTAATTAACTCAAAAGCGTAGCGGCGCTTATTGcaccttttttaaaaacatggtATGATGTTTAAATCTACCATGCCGGCTGACTCCATAGAATGGAAGTGCGTACGTGATCTTTGGCAGAACAAAAGCCTTAAAGAGGTGATCTATCTATCATGAAGCCATTCTTTATGTTTGCCAAGAAAGACAGGCAATAATGGATGCTTACAACAAACCATTCAAAAACAACCTTCAGAGAGAGTGCCAACTGAAACAACGCCTTAGAATAAGGCGTTCTATAAAATCAGCGCAATCTCAGTTAAACAAACAATGATGGAGCACTGGAACGGAATCAACCACGGTTGAACACAATTTTTAAAGAACCTCTGATCATATCATATAAAAGAGGGAATATCTCAACGCAAAGGCAAAAATCAGGAGCCCGTGAGTAGGacacctttgcgcgtatctttctatttttagaactaatccttcagCGGGAGACTCAcgtttacatcaatttgcacaatttgaataattgtttatttttgtcttcgtttgacaaCTGTGATTTTATTCCGATTGACCATTCTAAACCgagcgtgcagagccgaagatacacgcaaaggttgactcatagggcttgtacgggagaggcaagctcctactcatgggctcctgcaaAAATATAACTTAGGCGTTTTAAGAAACCACATGTGAAATCCGTGTAGGTCTGTCTTACACTTCCTTTCACATTCAGCGTTAGGGTTTCTTGTTCGATCAGGTTCAGCTCCACTAGTGAAACAGAATTTCTTGTGAACCGTTAATGTTACTGCGGAAAGTTTACATTTGCTTTTGTGGGGTTAGCCTCGGCCTCCGTCATTTTGAAAGTGCACTTAAATACACATTTTCCACGATACTCTGCCCATTATTTCCCATGCAAGCGACTGAATTCGGTGTCAGCTTTTAGAAGTCAGAGTGAGCTTTTGGAATACAGAGTGAGTTTTTAGAAATTGGACTGAGCTTTTGGAAGTCGGAGTGCAGTTGTGTGCCAATGTAATAAACACATCACGCAACGCCCTGAGCAGTACTCGAACCCAGGCTTCTCTGCTGTTATCCGTTACACAAATTTTTTGGACTGGTGTGTTGAAAGGTAGGAAACACTCGATGTGATGGGACATATGCCGTTATGAGGTGAATATATTGGGTGTGTTGTTATCATGAACTCTCGACATTCCTGGGACCGTTTTGGATCTTTAGGCGAAGGCTGTCTTCGCGTGGTGTTTTCGTTGGAAACCCAAAAAATTGCGTCAAAGCTTTTCTCAGTTCCTTGTTGAGAGCCGTGTATAATAGCGGGTTGATGGCTGACTTTGAATACATAACACAAAGAAACACGCGGAAGTAGGACGGTGCAATTTTGACGGTTGAAAATTTATGCAAAGTTTGAACGATGAAAAAAGGAAgccagcaaaaaataaaaactccGCCAACTAAAGCGAGAAGGCCTGCCGCGCGAAATTCTCTTTTGCGCGACCGGGATGCTCTAATACCAACATGCAGTTCATTGTCTTCTCTGAAAATCTGATAGCGGGCTACCAGAAATatcttggtgtagctaattccCATGACGATGGACGGTATTATTACAACAAATGTCCATAGCGCAGAAAAATATAGGACTTCAGAAAGGTAATTATTATTGGACACAGCACCACTTTTACAAATGGTATCCGCCGACCTCCAAAACATGGGTGGCAGCGATATGAACAAGCTTCCCACCCATAAGCCTGCTATAACATGCCCTGCGTGCCTTGCGGTCATCATCATGGGATAATGTAGTGGCTTCACAATAATGAAGAATTGGTTTAGCGCGACAGCGCACAAGTTGAAGACAGTCGCAGCTCCAAAGAGAACCCCAAAAGGCGTCGTTATGTAGCATAGAGAGGTATGAGGATACCAACGAATATGAAGTGTAGAGAGCAACGTAGTCGGCATCTTCAACGCGGCATGTAAGAGATCAGATATGGACAGGCTGACTAGGAAGCTATAGAAGACGGTGTGAAGTCTCCTTTGCTTTTTAATGACCAAGCAAACAAGCGAGTTAATGGTAACTCCCACGAGAATGACCAGTGCAAGGAACACAACCTGAATAATGTCCTCATTTGTCGCACCCTGTTTATCACGCGCCTCAAGAGATAAATTCATCGAGGGCGTTGGAGGC
Above is a window of Montipora capricornis isolate CH-2021 chromosome 6, ASM3666992v2, whole genome shotgun sequence DNA encoding:
- the LOC138054346 gene encoding 5-hydroxytryptamine receptor 1D-like is translated as MNLSLEARDKQGATNEDIIQVVFLALVILVGVTINSLVCLVIKKQRRLHTVFYSFLVSLSISDLLHAALKMPTTLLSTLHIRWYPHTSLCYITTPFGVLFGAATVFNLCAVALNQFFIIVKPLHYPMMMTARHAGHVIAGLWVGSLFISLPPMFWRSADTICKSGAVSNNNYLSEVLYFSALWTFVVIIPSIVMGISYTKIFLVARYQIFREDNELHVGIRASRSRKREFRAAGLLALVGGVFIFCWLPFFIVQTLHKFSTVKIAPSYFRVFLCVMYSKSAINPLLYTALNKELRKALTQFFGFPTKTPREDSLRLKIQNGPRNVESS